The Caulobacter sp. FWC2 region CCACAAGCTGGACGACCGCGAAGGCCCCTATCGCCTCGTGGTTGACGGCGACCTGCGTGCATCGCGCGCGCCGCGCCAGCTAGTGTCGATCGAGGTCAAGCCGGCGTTCTGAGACTCAGCACAGACCCCCACCTGACCTGCTCACGCAGGTCTGTCCGCCCCCAAGCGGGGCGGAGGGATAGCGCTCCCCCCCCTGTTGGGGGAGGGGGACCGACGAACGGCGGTGGAGGGGGCCGGCTCCGGCCCCCTGCCCTTTCCTAAGCCGCCTTCAGCCGTTCCGGCCCAATCCCCAGGAAGTCGCGCTTGCCCAGCGGTACGCCCTTGTGGCGCAGGATGTCGTAGGCGGTGACGACGTGGAACTGGAAGTTCGGGATCACGAACTCCAGCAGATAGTCCAGACCCGTGAACTGCAGCGTGAACGGGCCGGCCGGCACGGTGACCTCGCGCGTCTCGGCGCCGTCGAAGGCCGAGGCCGGGACGCTCTCGACATAGGCCAGGGTCCTGGCGATGCGGTCCTGCAGGTCGGCGAAGGTCTTCTCCTCGTCGGCCATGGGCGGCGCATCGAGGCCCGTTAGGCGAGCGACCGCGCCCTTGGCCGTGTCCGAGACCCGCTGGATCTGGCCGGACAGGGGCAGCATGTCCTCGAACAGCCGCGCCTCGACATAGGCGTCGGGGCTGGTTCCGGCGGCCTCGGCATGGGCCTTGGCCTTTTCGAGCAGCAGCAGCAGCGTCTTAAGGCCGCGCGTGAGCGACGTCACGGCGACGGTCTGGAGGGTGACGGACATGGGAAATTCCTCGCTGAGCCCGCCGGACGCACCCGTACAGGCTAGGCGGTGACTTAAGCCCGCTCCAGGATAGTTTTCAATCGATACTGATGACAATCGTTGTCAGCAGCTATGCGCTCGTCGTTAGTTTCACGCGGCCGCCGTCGGCGACCAGGGCGTCGATCGCGTCGGCCGGCACGGCGGCGCTGAACAGGAAGCCCTGGGCCTGGCCGCAGCCGATCTCCTTCAGCTGCTCGCGCTGGACATTGGTCTCAACGCCCTCGGCGATTACCGAGAGATGCAGGGCCTTGGCCAGGCGGACGATGGCGTGGACCACGGCGCCCGCTTCCTTGTCCTCGCCAAGCGGGGTGATGAAGCTGCGGTCGATCTTGATCTTGTCGATTGGATAGCGGCGCAGATAGCTAAGCGAGCTGTAGCCGGTGCCAAAGTCGTCCAGGGCCAGCGAGAAGCCCATCTCGCGCAGGCGCTCGATGGCGTCGTGGGTGGTTTCGTCGTCGCCCAGCAGTGCGCCCTCGGTGATCTCCAGCTCGATCCCCTGAGCCCGCGCGCCGGTCTCTTCCAGCAGGTCGGCGACCTGGCGGGGGAAGTCGGCCTGCTTCATCTGCAGGGCCGAGACGTTGACGGCGACCTTCAGGCCCTTCCAGCGCAGGCTGTCGGCGAAGGCGCGGCGCATGACCAGGCGCCCGAGCTCGTCGATCAGGCCACAGTCCTCGGCCAGGGGCACGAAGGCGGCGGGCGAGATCGCGCCCCGGGTCGGGTGCGTCCAGCGGGCCAGGGCCTCGACCCCGACAATCTTGCCGACCGCGTCGACCTGAGGCTGGTAGGCCAGCCAGACGCCGCCGTCCTGCATGGCCTGGCGCAGGTCGGTCTCCAGCCCGCGCCGCACGCGCAGGGCCGCGTCCATGTCGGCTTCAAAAAAGCAGTAGCGGCCTCGCCCCTCGTCCTTGGCGCGGTACAGCGCCACGTCGGCACGCCGCGCGGCCTCGACCGAGCCCACATGGGCCTCATCGGCGCCGATCAAGGCCACGCCGACCGAGCCGCTGACGAAAATGCCGCCGCAGGACAATTCCAGCGAGCCCGACAGAGCCTCGACCAGACGCTCGGCCAGGGCCACCGCGCCGCGCCCGTCGATCTGGGCGGCCACGACGCCGAACTCGTCGCCGCCCAGCCGGGCGACGGTCTCGTTCGTGCGGCAGACGGAGGTCAGCCGGCAGGCCACGGCGCGGATCAACTCGTCGCCCGCCGCGTGGCCGTAGGTGTCGTTGACGGCCTTGAAGCGGTCGAGGTCGATGGCCAGAACGGCCATCTGGCCGCCGTGCCGCGATAGGCCGTCGATCGCCTGGTGAAGCCGCTCCTCAAACAGGCTGCGGTTGGGCAGGCCGGTCAGGGCGTCGTGCAGGGCCATGTGCTTGGCGCGCGCTTCGCTGGCGACCAGGTTCTCGGCGGCTTGCCGGCCGCGCCGCGCCAGGACGACGAACAGGGCCGCCAGGGCGAACAGCACCAGCAGCAGCGGCGGCAGGGTCTTGCGCAGCAGCTGACCGCCCGGATGCGGCGGCGACCAGCCGAGCGTGGCGACGACCGCGCCGTCCGCGCCCCGCAACGGCACGTGGGCGAAGCCTTTTTCACGCTCGGCATCGGCTCGATGCAGATGGACCCCGGTCAACAGGAACTGGCTGGCGAAGCCGCTCAGGAAGGGCGCGTCCATCCTGGTCGCCGCCACCACGACGGGCGCCCGCGCGCCCTTGATCAGGGCGGTCCCGAAGTCGGGCTGAACCAGGGCGGCCGTGGTCATATAGATATCATCGCCTAGGCGCGTGGTCGCGCTGGCCGACACCGCCGTCGAAACAAGCTTGTCGTCAGCCTTGCGACCGGCGGGCCGGGGGGCATTGCGCTCCAGCCGCCGCAAGCGCGCGACCACAGGCGCGAAGGCCTCGACCCGCGCCTGGGCCTCGGCGGGAGCAAGGCTATTCTGGCCCGCCTGGGCCAGCAGGAGCTGGTCGGCGTCGTCCAGCACGACGATCTCGTCGAAGCCGGCCTGGTCGATCAGGAAGGTGGCGATATTGGCGCGGACCCAGGTCGGGTCGTAGCGGTTGTCGACATGGCGAACCGCCTCGTCCCACAGGGTCTGGGGAACCAGGCTGCGCTCCATGTCGACGACCTTGACCCGCAGGCCGCTCGCCACCAGCGCCTCGTCGTGGGTTAGCGCCCCCTTGTCGACCCGCTCGGCGATGATGAAGACCATGCACAGCAAAAGCGCCACAGCCGCCAATGTGATGGCCGCCATGGGCATGGCGATCTTCTTCTCCAGCCGCGTCATCAGCGACAGCCCCGCTTTACTTCAGTATTCGAAATCTAGTCCTGAGCGCATAAGGCTAAGCTTCAGATAACGAGTCGAACGACTGAGCTGGCGCGCGCGCGACCAAACGTCGCGCCGGCTCCATTCCCTTCGGCCTGGAAAGGCTCTAGACAGACCGACCCAATCCTCCAGCCGTGCGACGAACGCCCTTGCGACTGCCCCAGGCCCGCCTCGACCAAGTTCTCGATCGCTTCCGCGAAGTGGAGGCGCGCATGGGCGCGGCCACCGACGGGACCGAGATCGTCAAGCTTTCCAAGGAGCACGCCGAGCTGCGCCCCGTGGCCGAGGCCGTTGAGCGCCTGGCAAAGCTGTCGGCCGAGCGCGCCGAGCTGGACGTCATGGCCGCCGATCCCGAGATGGCCGACATGGTCAAGGACGAGATCCAGGCGCTGGACGACAAGCTGCCGGCCCTCGAACACGACCTGGCTCTGATGCTGGCGCCGAAGGACAAGGACGAGAACGCCTCGGCCATCCTGGAAGTGCGCGCCGGCACCGGCGGCGACGAAGCGGCCCTGTTCGCCGGCGACCTTTTCCGCATGTACCAGCGCTACGCCACGCTGCAGGGCTGGCGGGTCGAGGTCGACAGCATCTCGGAAGGCGAGATGGGCGGCTTCAAGGAAATCGTCGCCTCTATCACCGGCGACGGCGTGTTCGGTCGGCTGAAATTCGAGAGCGGCGTGCACCGGGTGCAGCGCGTGCCGGCCACCGAGGCGCAAGGCCGCATCCACACCTCGGCCGCCACCGTCGCGGTGCTGCCCGAGGCCGAGGACGTCGAGATCGACATCAAGGAAAGCGATCTGCGGATCGACACCTACCGCTCGTCCGGCGCGGGCGGCCAGCACGTCAACAAGACTGACTCGGCCGTGCGCATCACCCACTTGCCAACGGGCGTGGTGGTGACCAGCTCGGAAAAGAGCCAGCACCAGAACCGCGCCAAGGCGATGAAGAACCTGAAGGCGCGCCTCTACGACATGCAGCGTCAGGCGCTGGACAGCGCCCGCTCCGAGGCTCGCAAGAGCCAGGTCGGCAGCGGCGATCGGTCCGAGCGCATCCGCACCTACAACTTCCCGCAGGGCCGGGTGACCGACCACCGGATCAACCTGACCCTCTACAACCTGTCGCGGATCATCGAGGGCGACGCCCTGGACGACGTGATCAACCCGCTGATCGCCGAGGATCAGGCCGAGCGCCTGGCCAGCCTCGAAGAAAGCTTCGGCTGATGGCTTGGACCCGGACCTACGACGAGGACGAGCCCCAGCGGGTCAACAAGTGGCTGGCCCAGAGCGGCGTGTGCTCGCGCCGCGAGGCCGAAGCACTGATCTCCGAAGGGCTGGTGTCGATCGACGGTGAAGTGGTCGAGGACATGGGCCGCAAGATCCTGCCCGGCCAGACCCTGACCCTGGCCGACCGGGCCACGGCCAAGCTCGATTCCACCTTCACCTACATGATCCACAAGCCGGTGGGCGTGGTCTCGTCCCAACCGGATCCCGGCCAGGTTCCGGCCGCCCGCCTGCTGACCCGCCAGAACATCTGGGGCGGGGTACCGGCGCCGATCCCTCAGTCGGGCGACCTGCTGCCGCCGATCGGGCGCCTGGACAAGGACTCGCGCGGCCTGCTGCTGCTGTCCCAGGACGGCGTCGTGGCCAAGGCCGTGATCGGCCCGCAGTCGGACCTGGAAAAGGAATACCGCGTCGCCGTCATGGGCGAGCTGACCGAGGAGAAGCTGGAGCTGCTCCGCTTCGGCCTGGAGCTGGACGGCCGCGAACTGCGCCCGGCCGAGGTCGAGGTCATCTCCGACCAGCGCCTGCGCATCGTCCTGCGCGAAGGTCGCAACCGCCAGATCCGCCGCATGTGCGAACTGGTCGAACTGAAGGTCGTCGACCTGTTCCGCGTCAGGATCGGCCCCCTGACCCTGGGCGAGATGCCGGAGGGCCGCTGGCGCCCCTTGACCGGCGAAGAGCGCGCGGCGTTGATCGCGGGGTAGGCCGCGTCCGAAGGGCGGCGGGAGGGAAACCATGCGCACCCGAGACGCCCTCCTGGCCGAGGTCAATGCCGAGTTGCCGGACTTCGACTGGGCCGAGGGCGCGCGGCGGTATCTGGATGGGTTCTTCGCCCAGTATTCGCGCGAGCAGATCGAGGCCTTCGTGGCCACCAAGCCGCTGGCGGCGATCACGCCGGAAGATCCGGCCGGCAGCCTGGCCGAGGTGGTCAGCTACCTGAACCACTTCGCCAACACGATCCACCTGCTGGCGCTGCCGCGCGGCGCTCGCGTGCTGGACGTGGCCTGCGGGCCCGGCTGGGTGTCGCACTGGCTGACGCGACTGGGCTACGCGACGACCGGCGTCGACATCTCGACTCAATTCGTGGACCTGGCCCGCCAGCGTCTGGCCGACGATCCCTACCTGGCCTTGTCCGCCGAGCAGCTGGAGGCGATGTTCGCCACGGTCGATCTGGAACGCGAGGCGCTACCGCCTCAACTGGAGGGGACCTTCGACGCGGCGATCCTGGAATCGTGCCTGCACCACTTCGTCGACCCGATCGCGGCGCTGGAAAACATCCGGCGTGGTCTCAAGCCTGATGGCGTGGTGCTGATCATCGAGAGCGACAACCGCCAGGGTCCGATCCGCGATGACTACATGCGGGTGATGCTGGAGACCCAGACCCTGGAGCGGCCGTACTCGCGCGGCCAGCTGCTGGAGATCTTGGCCCATGCGGGCTTTCCCGCCGTCGAGTTCTTCGGCGCGGTCAACGGCTTCTTCGCCCAGAGCGGCCAAACAGGCTACGATCTCAGCGCGGCCCTGGCCCGCATCACCGCTGACGCCAATATCTGCCTGTGCGCCACGAATGAGGCGGCGCTGGCGCGGATCGTCCCGTCGCGGGCGGTCGCCCCGGCCGAACCGCCGCCGATCGACGCTGGCATGGCCCTGGCCACGCGGCTGCGCGACCGGACGCCCGCCTGGGCGCGGCCGCTGCTGCGTCCGTTCGGGCGGATGCTGCTGGCGCTGCGGCGCTAGGGCGTGGTGACCTTACTGTAGGGGATGAACGGACCCAGCATCACGAAGCTCGTCTCGCTGAAGCGAGCCGCGGTCATGGTGTCGTGGTGGCACAGCCGCGCCCCGACGGTGCGGCTGGTCAGGGTCGAATCCCACTCCAGCTCGGACGCGCCGGCGTCG contains the following coding sequences:
- a CDS encoding bifunctional diguanylate cyclase/phosphodiesterase, with amino-acid sequence MTRLEKKIAMPMAAITLAAVALLLCMVFIIAERVDKGALTHDEALVASGLRVKVVDMERSLVPQTLWDEAVRHVDNRYDPTWVRANIATFLIDQAGFDEIVVLDDADQLLLAQAGQNSLAPAEAQARVEAFAPVVARLRRLERNAPRPAGRKADDKLVSTAVSASATTRLGDDIYMTTAALVQPDFGTALIKGARAPVVVAATRMDAPFLSGFASQFLLTGVHLHRADAEREKGFAHVPLRGADGAVVATLGWSPPHPGGQLLRKTLPPLLLVLFALAALFVVLARRGRQAAENLVASEARAKHMALHDALTGLPNRSLFEERLHQAIDGLSRHGGQMAVLAIDLDRFKAVNDTYGHAAGDELIRAVACRLTSVCRTNETVARLGGDEFGVVAAQIDGRGAVALAERLVEALSGSLELSCGGIFVSGSVGVALIGADEAHVGSVEAARRADVALYRAKDEGRGRYCFFEADMDAALRVRRGLETDLRQAMQDGGVWLAYQPQVDAVGKIVGVEALARWTHPTRGAISPAAFVPLAEDCGLIDELGRLVMRRAFADSLRWKGLKVAVNVSALQMKQADFPRQVADLLEETGARAQGIELEITEGALLGDDETTHDAIERLREMGFSLALDDFGTGYSSLSYLRRYPIDKIKIDRSFITPLGEDKEAGAVVHAIVRLAKALHLSVIAEGVETNVQREQLKEIGCGQAQGFLFSAAVPADAIDALVADGGRVKLTTSA
- a CDS encoding DUF1993 family protein, with product MSVTLQTVAVTSLTRGLKTLLLLLEKAKAHAEAAGTSPDAYVEARLFEDMLPLSGQIQRVSDTAKGAVARLTGLDAPPMADEEKTFADLQDRIARTLAYVESVPASAFDGAETREVTVPAGPFTLQFTGLDYLLEFVIPNFQFHVVTAYDILRHKGVPLGKRDFLGIGPERLKAA
- the prfA gene encoding peptide chain release factor 1, with product MRLPQARLDQVLDRFREVEARMGAATDGTEIVKLSKEHAELRPVAEAVERLAKLSAERAELDVMAADPEMADMVKDEIQALDDKLPALEHDLALMLAPKDKDENASAILEVRAGTGGDEAALFAGDLFRMYQRYATLQGWRVEVDSISEGEMGGFKEIVASITGDGVFGRLKFESGVHRVQRVPATEAQGRIHTSAATVAVLPEAEDVEIDIKESDLRIDTYRSSGAGGQHVNKTDSAVRITHLPTGVVVTSSEKSQHQNRAKAMKNLKARLYDMQRQALDSARSEARKSQVGSGDRSERIRTYNFPQGRVTDHRINLTLYNLSRIIEGDALDDVINPLIAEDQAERLASLEESFG
- a CDS encoding pseudouridine synthase; the encoded protein is MAWTRTYDEDEPQRVNKWLAQSGVCSRREAEALISEGLVSIDGEVVEDMGRKILPGQTLTLADRATAKLDSTFTYMIHKPVGVVSSQPDPGQVPAARLLTRQNIWGGVPAPIPQSGDLLPPIGRLDKDSRGLLLLSQDGVVAKAVIGPQSDLEKEYRVAVMGELTEEKLELLRFGLELDGRELRPAEVEVISDQRLRIVLREGRNRQIRRMCELVELKVVDLFRVRIGPLTLGEMPEGRWRPLTGEERAALIAG
- a CDS encoding bifunctional 2-polyprenyl-6-hydroxyphenol methylase/3-demethylubiquinol 3-O-methyltransferase UbiG, translating into MRTRDALLAEVNAELPDFDWAEGARRYLDGFFAQYSREQIEAFVATKPLAAITPEDPAGSLAEVVSYLNHFANTIHLLALPRGARVLDVACGPGWVSHWLTRLGYATTGVDISTQFVDLARQRLADDPYLALSAEQLEAMFATVDLEREALPPQLEGTFDAAILESCLHHFVDPIAALENIRRGLKPDGVVLIIESDNRQGPIRDDYMRVMLETQTLERPYSRGQLLEILAHAGFPAVEFFGAVNGFFAQSGQTGYDLSAALARITADANICLCATNEAALARIVPSRAVAPAEPPPIDAGMALATRLRDRTPAWARPLLRPFGRMLLALRR